One Spinacia oleracea cultivar Varoflay chromosome 4, BTI_SOV_V1, whole genome shotgun sequence DNA segment encodes these proteins:
- the LOC110799613 gene encoding wall-associated receptor kinase-like 22 translates to MDQAPTKDNNKRKVTLDSREAYFIQNGGVLLEKQIALSQGRNVGPGELKLLSLKDIMKATNNLDPNLLVGSSAQRNVYKATVDDRVVVVGVPLQLEPNPKLIDRNLNEASIAMVMNHDNLIKLYGCCLDTCIPILVYEMLPKGVLSQHLHGDIASSKCIKWADRLRVATDAAYALSYMHNALRKPVVHRGVSSASVLLDSSFHAKLGNFGYAVSITPGDTSERWSVEGTLGYVDPEYIETRVVTDKCDVYSFGVLLLELLTRSSPKRMLRGGRDLVDVFVSAMEKNCMMKMIDREVLKQASRDEIQQVAQIAVKCVAKKGAERPSMTEVVVQLWKIRDTYDGLGNNGGQGNHGRGRGRGNRAQQQLGDAYGQA, encoded by the exons ATGGATCAAGCTCCAACAAAAGACAATAACAAGAGAAAAGTAACGTTAGATTCAAGGGAGGCGTACTTCATCCAAAATGGAGGAGTTTTGCTGGAAAAACAAATTGCTCTAAGCCAAGGTCGAAATGTAGGTCCAGGGGAACTAAAGCTTTTATCTCTGAAGGATATCATGAAGGCTACAAACAACCTTGACCCTAATCTTCTTGTTGGTAGTAGTGCTCAAAGAAACGTCTACAAAGCAACCGTTGATGACCGTGTTGTAGTTGTTGGAGTTCCGTTACAGCTAGAGCCAAATCCTAAACTGATTGATCGCAACTTAAATGAAGCCTCAATAGCGATGGTTATGAATCATGACAATTTGATAAAACTCTATGGTTGTTGCCTGGATACTTGTATACCAATACTAGTATATGAAATGTTACCAAAGGGGGTCCTTTCTCAACATTTACATGGTGATATTGCATCTTCCAAGTGTATAAAGTGGGCTGACCGTTTAAGGGTAGCAACTGATGCAGCATATGCGCTATCTTATATGCATAATGCTTTGCGAAAGCCAGTGGTGCATAGAGGAGTTAGCTCAGCAAGTGTACTTCTTGATTCTTCATTCCATGCTAAACTAGGTAATTTTGGGTACGCAGTGTCCATAACCCCGGGGGATACATCTGAAAGATGGTCTGTTGAAGGAACTCTAGGATATGTCGATCCTGAGTACATTGAGACTCGGGTGGTGACAGATAAGTGTGATGTGTACAGCTTTGGGGTTTTATTGTTGGAGTTGTTAACCCGAAGTAGTCCCAAAAGGATGCTTAGAGGTGGGAGAGACTTGGTTGATGTTTTTGTTTCTGCTATGGAAAAAAACTGCATGATGAAGATGATTGACAGGGAGGTATTGAAGCAAGCAAGTAGGGATGAGATTCAACAGGTGGCACAGATTGCTGTTAAATGTGTGGCAAAGAAAGGGGCTGAGAGACCATCCATGACTGAAGTTGTTGTGCAACTTTGGAAAATAAGAG ATACCTACGATGGGCTTGGAAATAACGGTGGCCAAGGCAATCACGGACGTGGACGTGGTCGTGGAAACCGTGCTCAGCAACAACTAGGGGATGCATATGGCCAAGCGTAA